From a single Vanacampus margaritifer isolate UIUO_Vmar chromosome 15, RoL_Vmar_1.0, whole genome shotgun sequence genomic region:
- the poln gene encoding DNA polymerase nu isoform X4, whose amino-acid sequence MENPSTGSLSITEQEFLDGLLADLEEINQSPDFTFGTIPVGVNLSNQIDTEASNTLKETIGERMDTQCATRPGVLSSNPSPTDADIEVNQTQYNAAIDSEHMEADLGLTWLDEIFNDHFQIVTWPTDILEDNVKEKLTPHSTDFNKGPFSLNVVKGENDPMRCDKISSSPPPKVEGVATYVNQVAIDFGIPSADLEIALWEDGLGKNLFESFEMTYYTREDAEKPPHPPLRTDQHKRLSPASAYECKEGSDLDCSLKIRDEQPNSGSSKADVKNPTREPLVDCTNLMDTKSHTNTGKPWRKSCSKGVLLKGQNTSSFKQKRKLLKPKNAPPMKSRHYSWQRPSHSSSASKSATHTQQQMMVTYSDGASTSASKLDWLVGILTRDPKVKSTEALNPDEKMQMMENVKQANTLLLTLVYHSGTTQLQSEEDFDHSVCGLLLLLMNDVDSSHERQSLSQNDLLLYHKLACCQTQTRQQIFTEDLLLMILSRDAATVCYGTKDLLSAALQSCRQHLSWKQVSGCLIQDPQVAGWLLDPEDPCTCFQKLLQKYKCKSLSPESPANVFSELYSLYYLNKKLCDKIWCQGLWKLYADFELKMIPILAAMESQCIQMDKDALDNMSDLLKTKMNQLEHDAHLAAGENFLLTSTIQIREILFEKLRLHERLIRKTLPWKIAIREDTASNKTLQMYRHLHPLPDIILEYRKVNQTRLNFVDSTYMYLMTKGYTSPNWSQTSVVTGKIVSSQPNFETIPRETLKVMLMPHVKGSEPDVKSINPRAIYIPEKDRTFVAAGFCQLEPRLLAHFSGDRELLRLVTDPEADVYAFLASEWMQKLLLEVTSADIEEAKHIVSSILYGTGREGLATTLGVKSVEARRFQEKFFLKFPKVKSFTVAIIQQCRAQGFVRSLLGHQRPVRHITCEDRTPRMQAEKQAIAFVLKGSMADLCKMAMIQIFEMLSTSDTLSARLIAQFNEELLFEVEDSQVEELAALVKRTMESLSHIDHLGVHINVPLKVAVSCGKSWGSMSALHMPPA is encoded by the exons ATGGAGAATCCCAGCACTGGAAGTCTGTCCATCACTGAGCAGGAGTTCCTGGATGGTCTGCTGGCTGACTTGGAAGAAATCAACCAAA GTCCTGACTTTACCTTTGGAACAATACCTGTGGGAGTGAATCTGAGCAACCAAATAGATACTGAGGCTTCCAACACTTTGAAGGAGACCATAGGAGAAAGGATGGACACacaatg TGCAACTAGGCCGGGGGTCCTGAGCAGTAATCCTTCTCCAACGGATGCCGATATCGAGGTCAATCAGACACAATACAATGCAGCGATTGATTCAGAGCATATGGAGGCTGATTTAGGACTCACATGGCTGGATGAAATCTTCAACGACCATTTTCAAATTGTGACATGGCCAACTGACATTTTGGAAGATAATGTGAAAGAAAAACTCACACCTCACAGTACTGACTTCAACAAGGGTCCGTTTAGTCTAAATGTGGTTAAGGGAGAGAACGACCCTATGCGGTGTGACAAAATTAGCAGTAGTCCTCCTCCTAAAGTTGAGGGCGTTGCCACCTATGTCAATCAGGTCGCAATCGATTTTGGGATCCCTTCAGCAGACTTGGAGATAGCTTTGTGGGAAGATGGATTAGGGAAAAACCTTTTTGAGAGCTTCGAAATGACATATTACACCAGGGAAGATGCTGAGAAACCCCCCCACCCGCCTCTAAGAACTGACCAGCATAAGCGGCTGTCTCCAGCGAGTGCATATGAGTGTAAGGAAGGGAGCGACCTTGACTGCAGTCTCAAGATTAGAGATGAACAACCTAATAGTGGCAGTTCCAAAGCAGATGTCAAGAACCCCACTAGGGAACCACTGGTAGACTGCACCAACTTGATGGATACTAAGTCCCATACCAACACAG ggaaGCCATGGAGAAAATCCTGCTCAAAAGGAGTATTGTTGAAA GGCCAGAATACCTCCTCCTTTAAGCAAAAACGCAAGTTGCTCAAGCCAAAAAATGCTCCACCAATGAAGTCACGCCATTACTCTTGGCAGAGGCCCAGCCATTCATCATCAGCCTCCAAATCAGCTACTCACACTCAACAACAAATGATGGTTACTTACAGCGACGGCGCATCCACCAGTGCCTCCAAACTTGACTGGCTGGTCGGAATTCTGACCAGGGACCCTAAAGTGAAAAGCACTGAGGCGCTAAACCCAGATGAGAAAATGCAGATGATGGAGAATGTTAAGCAGGCTAACACGCTACTGCTAACTTTGGTGTATCACAGTGGTACCACACAGTTACAGTCAGAAGAG GATTTTGACCACTCAGTGTGTGGCCTTCTCCTACTTCTCATGAACGATGTGGACAGCAGCCATGAGAGGCAGTCGCTCAGCCAAAATGACCTCCTGCTGTACCATAAACTTGCCTGCTGCCAGACACAAACCCGACAGCAGATTTTCACTGA AGACCTGCTGCTGATGATACTGTCACGAGATGCCGCCACAGTGTGCTACGGAACCAAGGATTTGCTTAGTGCGGCTCTGCAGTCGTGCAGACAACACCTCAGCTGGAAACAAG TGTCAGGCTGCCTTATCCAGGACCCTCAGGTGGCAGGGTGGCTATTGGACCCTGAAGATCCTTGCACCTGCTTCCAGAAACTACTTCAGAAATACAAATGCAAAAGCCTGTCTCCTGAAAGCCCTGCCAAT GTCTTCTCAGAACTCTATTCCCTCTACTACCTGAACAAGAAGCTTTGTGATAAAATATGG tgccaGGGCCTTTGGAAGCTGTACGCAGACTTTGAGCTAAAAATGATTCCAATTCTAGCAG ccatgGAGAGCCAGTGCATCCAGATGGACAAAGATGCCTTGGACAATATGTCAGACCTGCTGAAG ACTAAGATGAACCAGTTGGAGCATGACGCCCATCTAGCTGCTGGAGAAAATTTCCTACTCACCAGCACTATCCAGATCCGAGAA ATTCTCTTTGAGAAACTGCGCCTACATGAACGCTTGATCAGGAAGACGCTTCCCTGGAAAATCGCCATACGGGAGGATACTGCATCAAATAAAACA TTGCAGATGTACCGGCATCTGCATCCTCTACCAGACATTATTTTAGAGTACAGAAAA GTTAATCAAACCAGGCTGAACTTTGTCGACTCTACTTACATGTACCTGATGACTAAG GGTTACACCTCCCCGAACTGGTCGCAGACAAGTGTGGTGACGGGCAAAATCGTCTCATCACAGCCA AACTTCGAAACCATTCCAAGAGAGACGCTTAAGGTCATGTTGATGCCTCACGTCAAAG GAAGCGAGCCAGATGTAAAGAGTATAAATCCTCGGGCCATATACATACCTGAAAAAGACAGGACATTTGTTGCCGCAG GCTTCTGCCAATTGGAGCCACGACTCCTGGCTCACTTCTCCGGTGACCGCGAACTGCTCCGCCTTGTTACTGACCCTGAGGCTGATGTCTATGCCTTTTTAGCCTCTGAATG GATGCAGAAGCTCCTGCTTGAGGTGACATCAGCAGACATAGAGGAAGCCAAGCACATTGTGTCCTCCATTTTGTATGGGACCG GTCGTGAGGGCCTAGCCACCACCTTGGGGGTGAAATCAGTGGAGGCCCGCAGATTCCAAGAAAAATTCTTCCTGAAATTCCCAAAAGTGAAGTCCTTCACGGTGGCGATTATCCAGCAGTGCCGTGCACAag GTTTCGTGCGTTCCCTCCTGGGCCACCAGCGCCCTGTGCGACATATCACTTGTGAAGACAGAACCCCACGCATGCAAGCCGAGAAGCAGGCGATTGCCTTTGTGCTCAAAG GCTCCATGGCCGACCTCTGTAAGATGGCAATGATCCAAATCTTCGAGATGCTCTCCACCTCTGATACACTCTCTGCCAG GCTGATCGCTCAGTTCAATGAAGAACTCCTGTTTGAAGTGGAGGACTCGCAGGTGGAAGAGCTTGCCG CTCTGGTGAAGCGCACCATGGAGTCCTTGAGCCACATTGACCATTTGGGAGTCCATATTAAT GTCCCCCTGAAGGTGGCAGTCTCTTGTGGCAAGTCCTGGGGTTCCATGTCTGCGCTTCACATGCCGCCAGCTTAG
- the poln gene encoding DNA polymerase nu isoform X3, with protein MENPSTGSLSITEQEFLDGLLADLEEINQSPDFTFGTIPVGVNLSNQIDTEASNTLKETIGERMDTQCSATRPGVLSSNPSPTDADIEVNQTQYNAAIDSEHMEADLGLTWLDEIFNDHFQIVTWPTDILEDNVKEKLTPHSTDFNKGPFSLNVVKGENDPMRCDKISSSPPPKVEGVATYVNQVAIDFGIPSADLEIALWEDGLGKNLFESFEMTYYTREDAEKPPHPPLRTDQHKRLSPASAYECKEGSDLDCSLKIRDEQPNSGSSKADVKNPTREPLVDCTNLMDTKSHTNTGKPWRKSCSKGVLLKGQNTSSFKQKRKLLKPKNAPPMKSRHYSWQRPSHSSSASKSATHTQQQMMVTYSDGASTSASKLDWLVGILTRDPKVKSTEALNPDEKMQMMENVKQANTLLLTLVYHSGTTQLQSEEDFDHSVCGLLLLLMNDVDSSHERQSLSQNDLLLYHKLACCQTQTRQQIFTEDLLLMILSRDAATVCYGTKDLLSAALQSCRQHLSWKQVSGCLIQDPQVAGWLLDPEDPCTCFQKLLQKYKCKSLSPESPANVFSELYSLYYLNKKLCDKIWCQGLWKLYADFELKMIPILAAMESQCIQMDKDALDNMSDLLKTKMNQLEHDAHLAAGENFLLTSTIQIREILFEKLRLHERLIRKTLPWKIAIREDTASNKTLQMYRHLHPLPDIILEYRKVNQTRLNFVDSTYMYLMTKGYTSPNWSQTSVVTGKIVSSQPNFETIPRETLKVMLMPHVKGSEPDVKSINPRAIYIPEKDRTFVAAGFCQLEPRLLAHFSGDRELLRLVTDPEADVYAFLASEWMQKLLLEVTSADIEEAKHIVSSILYGTGREGLATTLGVKSVEARRFQEKFFLKFPKVKSFTVAIIQQCRAQGFVRSLLGHQRPVRHITCEDRTPRMQAEKQAIAFVLKGSMADLCKMAMIQIFEMLSTSDTLSARLIAQFNEELLFEVEDSQVEELAALVKRTMESLSHIDHLGVHINVPLKVAVSCGKSWGSMSALHMPPA; from the exons ATGGAGAATCCCAGCACTGGAAGTCTGTCCATCACTGAGCAGGAGTTCCTGGATGGTCTGCTGGCTGACTTGGAAGAAATCAACCAAA GTCCTGACTTTACCTTTGGAACAATACCTGTGGGAGTGAATCTGAGCAACCAAATAGATACTGAGGCTTCCAACACTTTGAAGGAGACCATAGGAGAAAGGATGGACACacaatg CAGTGCAACTAGGCCGGGGGTCCTGAGCAGTAATCCTTCTCCAACGGATGCCGATATCGAGGTCAATCAGACACAATACAATGCAGCGATTGATTCAGAGCATATGGAGGCTGATTTAGGACTCACATGGCTGGATGAAATCTTCAACGACCATTTTCAAATTGTGACATGGCCAACTGACATTTTGGAAGATAATGTGAAAGAAAAACTCACACCTCACAGTACTGACTTCAACAAGGGTCCGTTTAGTCTAAATGTGGTTAAGGGAGAGAACGACCCTATGCGGTGTGACAAAATTAGCAGTAGTCCTCCTCCTAAAGTTGAGGGCGTTGCCACCTATGTCAATCAGGTCGCAATCGATTTTGGGATCCCTTCAGCAGACTTGGAGATAGCTTTGTGGGAAGATGGATTAGGGAAAAACCTTTTTGAGAGCTTCGAAATGACATATTACACCAGGGAAGATGCTGAGAAACCCCCCCACCCGCCTCTAAGAACTGACCAGCATAAGCGGCTGTCTCCAGCGAGTGCATATGAGTGTAAGGAAGGGAGCGACCTTGACTGCAGTCTCAAGATTAGAGATGAACAACCTAATAGTGGCAGTTCCAAAGCAGATGTCAAGAACCCCACTAGGGAACCACTGGTAGACTGCACCAACTTGATGGATACTAAGTCCCATACCAACACAG ggaaGCCATGGAGAAAATCCTGCTCAAAAGGAGTATTGTTGAAA GGCCAGAATACCTCCTCCTTTAAGCAAAAACGCAAGTTGCTCAAGCCAAAAAATGCTCCACCAATGAAGTCACGCCATTACTCTTGGCAGAGGCCCAGCCATTCATCATCAGCCTCCAAATCAGCTACTCACACTCAACAACAAATGATGGTTACTTACAGCGACGGCGCATCCACCAGTGCCTCCAAACTTGACTGGCTGGTCGGAATTCTGACCAGGGACCCTAAAGTGAAAAGCACTGAGGCGCTAAACCCAGATGAGAAAATGCAGATGATGGAGAATGTTAAGCAGGCTAACACGCTACTGCTAACTTTGGTGTATCACAGTGGTACCACACAGTTACAGTCAGAAGAG GATTTTGACCACTCAGTGTGTGGCCTTCTCCTACTTCTCATGAACGATGTGGACAGCAGCCATGAGAGGCAGTCGCTCAGCCAAAATGACCTCCTGCTGTACCATAAACTTGCCTGCTGCCAGACACAAACCCGACAGCAGATTTTCACTGA AGACCTGCTGCTGATGATACTGTCACGAGATGCCGCCACAGTGTGCTACGGAACCAAGGATTTGCTTAGTGCGGCTCTGCAGTCGTGCAGACAACACCTCAGCTGGAAACAAG TGTCAGGCTGCCTTATCCAGGACCCTCAGGTGGCAGGGTGGCTATTGGACCCTGAAGATCCTTGCACCTGCTTCCAGAAACTACTTCAGAAATACAAATGCAAAAGCCTGTCTCCTGAAAGCCCTGCCAAT GTCTTCTCAGAACTCTATTCCCTCTACTACCTGAACAAGAAGCTTTGTGATAAAATATGG tgccaGGGCCTTTGGAAGCTGTACGCAGACTTTGAGCTAAAAATGATTCCAATTCTAGCAG ccatgGAGAGCCAGTGCATCCAGATGGACAAAGATGCCTTGGACAATATGTCAGACCTGCTGAAG ACTAAGATGAACCAGTTGGAGCATGACGCCCATCTAGCTGCTGGAGAAAATTTCCTACTCACCAGCACTATCCAGATCCGAGAA ATTCTCTTTGAGAAACTGCGCCTACATGAACGCTTGATCAGGAAGACGCTTCCCTGGAAAATCGCCATACGGGAGGATACTGCATCAAATAAAACA TTGCAGATGTACCGGCATCTGCATCCTCTACCAGACATTATTTTAGAGTACAGAAAA GTTAATCAAACCAGGCTGAACTTTGTCGACTCTACTTACATGTACCTGATGACTAAG GGTTACACCTCCCCGAACTGGTCGCAGACAAGTGTGGTGACGGGCAAAATCGTCTCATCACAGCCA AACTTCGAAACCATTCCAAGAGAGACGCTTAAGGTCATGTTGATGCCTCACGTCAAAG GAAGCGAGCCAGATGTAAAGAGTATAAATCCTCGGGCCATATACATACCTGAAAAAGACAGGACATTTGTTGCCGCAG GCTTCTGCCAATTGGAGCCACGACTCCTGGCTCACTTCTCCGGTGACCGCGAACTGCTCCGCCTTGTTACTGACCCTGAGGCTGATGTCTATGCCTTTTTAGCCTCTGAATG GATGCAGAAGCTCCTGCTTGAGGTGACATCAGCAGACATAGAGGAAGCCAAGCACATTGTGTCCTCCATTTTGTATGGGACCG GTCGTGAGGGCCTAGCCACCACCTTGGGGGTGAAATCAGTGGAGGCCCGCAGATTCCAAGAAAAATTCTTCCTGAAATTCCCAAAAGTGAAGTCCTTCACGGTGGCGATTATCCAGCAGTGCCGTGCACAag GTTTCGTGCGTTCCCTCCTGGGCCACCAGCGCCCTGTGCGACATATCACTTGTGAAGACAGAACCCCACGCATGCAAGCCGAGAAGCAGGCGATTGCCTTTGTGCTCAAAG GCTCCATGGCCGACCTCTGTAAGATGGCAATGATCCAAATCTTCGAGATGCTCTCCACCTCTGATACACTCTCTGCCAG GCTGATCGCTCAGTTCAATGAAGAACTCCTGTTTGAAGTGGAGGACTCGCAGGTGGAAGAGCTTGCCG CTCTGGTGAAGCGCACCATGGAGTCCTTGAGCCACATTGACCATTTGGGAGTCCATATTAAT GTCCCCCTGAAGGTGGCAGTCTCTTGTGGCAAGTCCTGGGGTTCCATGTCTGCGCTTCACATGCCGCCAGCTTAG
- the poln gene encoding DNA polymerase nu isoform X2 has product MENPSTGSLSITEQEFLDGLLADLEEINQSQSPDFTFGTIPVGVNLSNQIDTEASNTLKETIGERMDTQCATRPGVLSSNPSPTDADIEVNQTQYNAAIDSEHMEADLGLTWLDEIFNDHFQIVTWPTDILEDNVKEKLTPHSTDFNKGPFSLNVVKGENDPMRCDKISSSPPPKVEGVATYVNQVAIDFGIPSADLEIALWEDGLGKNLFESFEMTYYTREDAEKPPHPPLRTDQHKRLSPASAYECKEGSDLDCSLKIRDEQPNSGSSKADVKNPTREPLVDCTNLMDTKSHTNTGKPWRKSCSKGVLLKGQNTSSFKQKRKLLKPKNAPPMKSRHYSWQRPSHSSSASKSATHTQQQMMVTYSDGASTSASKLDWLVGILTRDPKVKSTEALNPDEKMQMMENVKQANTLLLTLVYHSGTTQLQSEEDFDHSVCGLLLLLMNDVDSSHERQSLSQNDLLLYHKLACCQTQTRQQIFTEDLLLMILSRDAATVCYGTKDLLSAALQSCRQHLSWKQVSGCLIQDPQVAGWLLDPEDPCTCFQKLLQKYKCKSLSPESPANVFSELYSLYYLNKKLCDKIWCQGLWKLYADFELKMIPILAAMESQCIQMDKDALDNMSDLLKTKMNQLEHDAHLAAGENFLLTSTIQIREILFEKLRLHERLIRKTLPWKIAIREDTASNKTLQMYRHLHPLPDIILEYRKVNQTRLNFVDSTYMYLMTKGYTSPNWSQTSVVTGKIVSSQPNFETIPRETLKVMLMPHVKGSEPDVKSINPRAIYIPEKDRTFVAAGFCQLEPRLLAHFSGDRELLRLVTDPEADVYAFLASEWMQKLLLEVTSADIEEAKHIVSSILYGTGREGLATTLGVKSVEARRFQEKFFLKFPKVKSFTVAIIQQCRAQGFVRSLLGHQRPVRHITCEDRTPRMQAEKQAIAFVLKGSMADLCKMAMIQIFEMLSTSDTLSARLIAQFNEELLFEVEDSQVEELAALVKRTMESLSHIDHLGVHINVPLKVAVSCGKSWGSMSALHMPPA; this is encoded by the exons ATGGAGAATCCCAGCACTGGAAGTCTGTCCATCACTGAGCAGGAGTTCCTGGATGGTCTGCTGGCTGACTTGGAAGAAATCAACCAAAGTCAGA GTCCTGACTTTACCTTTGGAACAATACCTGTGGGAGTGAATCTGAGCAACCAAATAGATACTGAGGCTTCCAACACTTTGAAGGAGACCATAGGAGAAAGGATGGACACacaatg TGCAACTAGGCCGGGGGTCCTGAGCAGTAATCCTTCTCCAACGGATGCCGATATCGAGGTCAATCAGACACAATACAATGCAGCGATTGATTCAGAGCATATGGAGGCTGATTTAGGACTCACATGGCTGGATGAAATCTTCAACGACCATTTTCAAATTGTGACATGGCCAACTGACATTTTGGAAGATAATGTGAAAGAAAAACTCACACCTCACAGTACTGACTTCAACAAGGGTCCGTTTAGTCTAAATGTGGTTAAGGGAGAGAACGACCCTATGCGGTGTGACAAAATTAGCAGTAGTCCTCCTCCTAAAGTTGAGGGCGTTGCCACCTATGTCAATCAGGTCGCAATCGATTTTGGGATCCCTTCAGCAGACTTGGAGATAGCTTTGTGGGAAGATGGATTAGGGAAAAACCTTTTTGAGAGCTTCGAAATGACATATTACACCAGGGAAGATGCTGAGAAACCCCCCCACCCGCCTCTAAGAACTGACCAGCATAAGCGGCTGTCTCCAGCGAGTGCATATGAGTGTAAGGAAGGGAGCGACCTTGACTGCAGTCTCAAGATTAGAGATGAACAACCTAATAGTGGCAGTTCCAAAGCAGATGTCAAGAACCCCACTAGGGAACCACTGGTAGACTGCACCAACTTGATGGATACTAAGTCCCATACCAACACAG ggaaGCCATGGAGAAAATCCTGCTCAAAAGGAGTATTGTTGAAA GGCCAGAATACCTCCTCCTTTAAGCAAAAACGCAAGTTGCTCAAGCCAAAAAATGCTCCACCAATGAAGTCACGCCATTACTCTTGGCAGAGGCCCAGCCATTCATCATCAGCCTCCAAATCAGCTACTCACACTCAACAACAAATGATGGTTACTTACAGCGACGGCGCATCCACCAGTGCCTCCAAACTTGACTGGCTGGTCGGAATTCTGACCAGGGACCCTAAAGTGAAAAGCACTGAGGCGCTAAACCCAGATGAGAAAATGCAGATGATGGAGAATGTTAAGCAGGCTAACACGCTACTGCTAACTTTGGTGTATCACAGTGGTACCACACAGTTACAGTCAGAAGAG GATTTTGACCACTCAGTGTGTGGCCTTCTCCTACTTCTCATGAACGATGTGGACAGCAGCCATGAGAGGCAGTCGCTCAGCCAAAATGACCTCCTGCTGTACCATAAACTTGCCTGCTGCCAGACACAAACCCGACAGCAGATTTTCACTGA AGACCTGCTGCTGATGATACTGTCACGAGATGCCGCCACAGTGTGCTACGGAACCAAGGATTTGCTTAGTGCGGCTCTGCAGTCGTGCAGACAACACCTCAGCTGGAAACAAG TGTCAGGCTGCCTTATCCAGGACCCTCAGGTGGCAGGGTGGCTATTGGACCCTGAAGATCCTTGCACCTGCTTCCAGAAACTACTTCAGAAATACAAATGCAAAAGCCTGTCTCCTGAAAGCCCTGCCAAT GTCTTCTCAGAACTCTATTCCCTCTACTACCTGAACAAGAAGCTTTGTGATAAAATATGG tgccaGGGCCTTTGGAAGCTGTACGCAGACTTTGAGCTAAAAATGATTCCAATTCTAGCAG ccatgGAGAGCCAGTGCATCCAGATGGACAAAGATGCCTTGGACAATATGTCAGACCTGCTGAAG ACTAAGATGAACCAGTTGGAGCATGACGCCCATCTAGCTGCTGGAGAAAATTTCCTACTCACCAGCACTATCCAGATCCGAGAA ATTCTCTTTGAGAAACTGCGCCTACATGAACGCTTGATCAGGAAGACGCTTCCCTGGAAAATCGCCATACGGGAGGATACTGCATCAAATAAAACA TTGCAGATGTACCGGCATCTGCATCCTCTACCAGACATTATTTTAGAGTACAGAAAA GTTAATCAAACCAGGCTGAACTTTGTCGACTCTACTTACATGTACCTGATGACTAAG GGTTACACCTCCCCGAACTGGTCGCAGACAAGTGTGGTGACGGGCAAAATCGTCTCATCACAGCCA AACTTCGAAACCATTCCAAGAGAGACGCTTAAGGTCATGTTGATGCCTCACGTCAAAG GAAGCGAGCCAGATGTAAAGAGTATAAATCCTCGGGCCATATACATACCTGAAAAAGACAGGACATTTGTTGCCGCAG GCTTCTGCCAATTGGAGCCACGACTCCTGGCTCACTTCTCCGGTGACCGCGAACTGCTCCGCCTTGTTACTGACCCTGAGGCTGATGTCTATGCCTTTTTAGCCTCTGAATG GATGCAGAAGCTCCTGCTTGAGGTGACATCAGCAGACATAGAGGAAGCCAAGCACATTGTGTCCTCCATTTTGTATGGGACCG GTCGTGAGGGCCTAGCCACCACCTTGGGGGTGAAATCAGTGGAGGCCCGCAGATTCCAAGAAAAATTCTTCCTGAAATTCCCAAAAGTGAAGTCCTTCACGGTGGCGATTATCCAGCAGTGCCGTGCACAag GTTTCGTGCGTTCCCTCCTGGGCCACCAGCGCCCTGTGCGACATATCACTTGTGAAGACAGAACCCCACGCATGCAAGCCGAGAAGCAGGCGATTGCCTTTGTGCTCAAAG GCTCCATGGCCGACCTCTGTAAGATGGCAATGATCCAAATCTTCGAGATGCTCTCCACCTCTGATACACTCTCTGCCAG GCTGATCGCTCAGTTCAATGAAGAACTCCTGTTTGAAGTGGAGGACTCGCAGGTGGAAGAGCTTGCCG CTCTGGTGAAGCGCACCATGGAGTCCTTGAGCCACATTGACCATTTGGGAGTCCATATTAAT GTCCCCCTGAAGGTGGCAGTCTCTTGTGGCAAGTCCTGGGGTTCCATGTCTGCGCTTCACATGCCGCCAGCTTAG